Proteins from a genomic interval of Staphylococcus debuckii:
- the thiO gene encoding glycine oxidase ThiO, protein MFDLAIVGAGVIGMSIARHLKDSGMRIALIDRDIEGQHASYKAGGMLGAQNEFKEDSPLFRLALKSRAKFDELSKTLQKETGIDIQYQQNGLIKIATEEEDVASLQQQYEFLHAHDKDVEDLSEHDLGELTHYLVKGAQAMMFVPHDHQINANHYTKALHAALQAEDAVERFDHTNVEEITRHGDHYHIAVEAEGKSSELQAEKVVVAAGAWAGFLTDKPEIKETVSGVKGEVVLVENEELDLKHTLFMTNGCYIVPKPPHRFLIGATSYFDDYSVGVSTEGKDWLLHEAIERVPELASSRELKHWSGVRPWTPGEQPIMDEADPNLWVITGHYRNGILLSPIIGELMAEWLKSGERPEELAPFAMRRESYEVHH, encoded by the coding sequence ATGTTTGATTTAGCGATTGTTGGAGCGGGTGTGATCGGTATGTCGATTGCCCGTCATTTGAAGGATAGCGGTATGCGTATTGCGTTGATTGACCGCGATATTGAGGGTCAGCATGCGTCTTATAAGGCGGGCGGTATGCTGGGCGCTCAGAATGAGTTCAAGGAAGATAGTCCGTTGTTTCGCTTGGCTCTAAAGTCTCGTGCAAAGTTCGACGAGTTGAGTAAGACTTTGCAGAAGGAAACGGGTATCGATATTCAATATCAGCAGAATGGATTGATCAAGATTGCGACGGAGGAAGAGGATGTGGCTTCGTTGCAGCAACAGTATGAATTTCTGCATGCGCATGATAAGGATGTAGAGGATTTAAGTGAACACGATTTAGGTGAGTTGACGCATTATTTGGTGAAAGGCGCGCAGGCTATGATGTTTGTTCCGCATGATCATCAAATTAATGCGAATCATTATACGAAAGCCTTGCACGCGGCGTTGCAAGCCGAGGATGCAGTAGAACGTTTCGACCATACAAATGTGGAAGAGATTACGCGTCACGGCGACCATTATCATATCGCTGTAGAAGCTGAGGGCAAATCTTCTGAGCTTCAAGCTGAAAAAGTAGTAGTGGCAGCAGGTGCTTGGGCAGGTTTCTTAACGGACAAACCAGAAATCAAAGAGACCGTAAGCGGTGTGAAAGGCGAAGTCGTCTTGGTGGAAAATGAAGAATTGGATTTGAAACATACTTTATTTATGACCAACGGCTGTTATATTGTGCCGAAACCGCCCCATCGTTTCTTAATCGGTGCAACCAGCTATTTCGATGATTATTCGGTCGGTGTGAGTACTGAAGGCAAAGATTGGCTGCTACATGAAGCGATTGAGCGCGTGCCTGAGTTGGCTTCAAGCCGCGAGTTGAAACATTGGTCCGGCGTACGCCCTTGGACGCCTGGCGAACAGCCGATTATGGATGAGGCGGACCCCAATTTATGGGTAATTACCGGCCATTATCGTAATGGAATATTGCTGTCGCCGATTATCGGTGAGTTGATGGCAGAATGGTTGAAATCTGGCGAGCGTCCAGAAGAATTGGCGCCATTCGCAATGAGGAGGGAAAGTTATGAAGTGCATCATTAA
- the cas1 gene encoding type II CRISPR-associated endonuclease Cas1, which yields MKDIIYVKRYFFVTVAKQTFKFVNIVDKEESYVPIEDVDMFIFDHPRSYFSNQLVETCVENDITILFCNRKHRPITSVTSNFGYQRRLKRLLLQMKVQKKTKDRIWRKIIISKIKNQSDCLRYTAKLDEEADFIEKIASRIEEGDKTNKEAIAAKRYFNNLYGKEFIRGRYDDAVNASLNYGYALIRAKIRKSLAAYGFEQSFGIHHRSTENPFNLSDDIIEVFRPFVDSYVYEFIYQKNIAEINSEHKEQLIGLLFENCVIDERISSLFDAIDIVIQSLIKCYESNSASYLKLPKMIEEGP from the coding sequence ATGAAAGATATTATATATGTTAAACGGTATTTCTTTGTTACTGTCGCCAAGCAGACCTTTAAATTTGTAAATATAGTGGATAAGGAAGAGAGTTATGTTCCTATTGAAGATGTAGATATGTTTATTTTTGATCATCCTAGAAGTTATTTTTCCAATCAGCTAGTAGAAACTTGTGTTGAGAATGATATTACGATTTTATTTTGTAATCGTAAGCATCGACCTATTACAAGTGTTACTTCTAATTTTGGTTATCAAAGAAGGCTTAAGAGGCTTTTACTTCAAATGAAAGTTCAGAAGAAAACAAAAGATCGTATTTGGCGAAAGATAATTATCAGTAAAATTAAGAACCAAAGTGATTGTTTGCGCTATACTGCTAAGTTAGATGAAGAGGCAGATTTTATTGAAAAAATAGCTAGTAGAATTGAAGAAGGAGATAAAACAAATAAAGAAGCAATTGCCGCTAAAAGATACTTTAACAACTTGTATGGTAAAGAATTTATTCGGGGTAGATATGATGACGCAGTGAACGCAAGTTTGAACTATGGTTATGCATTAATTCGGGCCAAAATCAGAAAGAGCTTGGCTGCTTATGGATTTGAACAAAGTTTTGGAATTCATCATCGTTCAACAGAAAATCCATTTAATCTTTCGGATGATATTATTGAAGTTTTTCGTCCGTTTGTAGATAGCTACGTTTATGAATTTATTTATCAAAAGAATATAGCTGAAATAAACAGTGAACATAAAGAACAGTTAATCGGTTTATTATTTGAAAATTGTGTGATTGATGAACGAATTTCTTCACTATTCGATGCTATTGATATTGTAATTCAATCATTAATAAAATGTTACGAAAGCAATAGTGCAAGCTATTTAAAACTTCCTAAAATGATTGAGGAGGGCCCTTAA
- the cas2 gene encoding CRISPR-associated endonuclease Cas2 codes for MMLLVCFDLPRHSKLEKKQAAKFRKRLIELGFSMKQFSLYERSIRNSSTKEKIVKIISKELPDSGSITMYSLPNKIHNEQITILGENAIKILEKPKLISF; via the coding sequence ATGATGTTACTTGTTTGTTTTGATTTGCCGAGACACAGTAAATTAGAAAAGAAACAAGCTGCTAAGTTTAGAAAAAGACTAATAGAATTAGGTTTTTCAATGAAACAATTTAGTTTATATGAACGTTCTATCCGTAATAGTTCTACTAAAGAAAAAATTGTAAAAATTATTAGTAAGGAGTTGCCGGATTCAGGAAGCATCACAATGTATTCTTTGCCTAATAAGATTCATAATGAACAAATTACAATTTTGGGAGAAAACGCTATCAAAATTCTGGAGAAACCTAAGTTAATTTCATTTTAG
- the thiS gene encoding sulfur carrier protein ThiS, whose amino-acid sequence MKCIINGDPFTFDSELSIQNVLESLELDPKRVIAEHNENLIQRDDFAKQIVREDDRLELLEFVGGG is encoded by the coding sequence ATGAAGTGCATCATTAATGGTGATCCATTTACGTTCGATAGTGAACTCAGCATTCAAAATGTGCTGGAATCACTTGAGCTCGACCCGAAACGTGTGATTGCTGAACATAATGAAAATTTAATACAGCGCGATGATTTTGCCAAGCAAATCGTGCGCGAAGATGATCGTTTAGAATTATTAGAGTTTGTTGGAGGCGGATAA
- a CDS encoding thiamine phosphate synthase, which translates to MYIAITPYRTLTQDDLRHFLAIAPAIDHLIFRTPMQQADLKRFLERLLQAGFPKSKITVHSDMELLQKLDLRTIHFREHDERAFQFKAAHPQIMVSMSTHSSASAQAAEAHHLDYVLFGHLFSTKSKPGKAPRTQAEIAAVLRVGIPVVALGGINAETLGQVPSGFAGIAAISYFMENDLVTLCSAKEAE; encoded by the coding sequence ATGTATATTGCAATTACGCCCTATCGTACTTTGACCCAAGATGATTTAAGGCATTTCCTCGCAATTGCGCCGGCGATTGACCATTTGATCTTTCGGACGCCGATGCAGCAAGCGGATTTGAAAAGGTTTCTGGAGCGCTTGCTTCAAGCTGGTTTTCCTAAATCTAAAATCACGGTGCATTCTGATATGGAATTATTACAGAAACTTGATTTAAGGACGATTCATTTTCGCGAACATGATGAACGTGCGTTTCAGTTCAAAGCAGCACATCCTCAAATCATGGTCAGTATGTCGACACATAGTTCTGCAAGTGCACAAGCTGCCGAGGCACATCACTTGGACTATGTACTTTTCGGGCACCTCTTTTCCACCAAATCCAAACCTGGGAAAGCGCCTAGAACTCAAGCAGAAATCGCAGCTGTGTTGCGTGTCGGTATCCCGGTGGTAGCGTTGGGTGGTATTAATGCGGAAACGTTAGGCCAAGTCCCGTCTGGGTTCGCAGGTATCGCAGCGATTTCGTATTTTATGGAGAATGATTTGGTGACGTTGTGTTCAGCAAAGGAGGCTGAGTAA